In a genomic window of Actinomadura rubteroloni:
- a CDS encoding cytochrome P450 produces the protein MTTPFRTDAENTFDNPLYPAFWKRTAEERDAFFSRLRAAREPIFFPYQPPRADAAPYGFYALARHAEITEVSRHPEIFSSSPASTLEDLSPALQGDAEGSLLHMDPPRHTDMRRVVSQAFTPRAVRRYDELITGVVKAVTRELLDKTPCDFVTEAAVQLPLRVIAAIVGVPVSAHDEVVKATEVVTEIGDSTNRHSLAAVSEAVTYFNTLMGDLARHRRVHPADDVVTTLVQATINGRHLTDAELGAFLRILLVGGNDTVRSTLAHMLTLLTENPEQKRLLLADLDERMPGAVEEAIRHATPGTWMRRNATQDTTVAGHAFRTGDRLILYYISANRDEEVFDRPYAFDITRNPNPHVGFGAAGPHYCLGAHLAKHEVGVFYRELLTHAPDIHATEPPVHTYSGLIHSITRLPCARSGSAG, from the coding sequence ATGACCACACCATTCCGGACCGATGCCGAAAACACGTTCGACAACCCCCTGTACCCGGCGTTCTGGAAGCGGACCGCCGAGGAGCGTGACGCGTTCTTCTCCCGGCTGCGGGCGGCCAGGGAGCCCATCTTCTTCCCCTACCAGCCGCCTCGCGCCGACGCCGCCCCCTACGGCTTCTACGCTCTCGCCCGGCACGCGGAGATCACCGAAGTCTCGCGGCATCCCGAGATCTTCAGCTCAAGCCCCGCCAGCACCCTCGAAGACCTTTCGCCCGCTCTCCAGGGCGACGCTGAAGGTTCCCTCCTGCACATGGACCCACCGCGCCACACCGACATGCGGCGCGTGGTCTCCCAAGCCTTCACCCCCCGCGCCGTCCGCCGCTATGACGAGCTGATCACCGGTGTCGTGAAGGCCGTCACCCGTGAACTCCTGGACAAGACACCCTGCGACTTCGTCACCGAGGCCGCCGTGCAGCTGCCACTGCGCGTCATCGCCGCCATCGTCGGTGTCCCGGTCTCCGCCCACGACGAGGTGGTGAAGGCGACCGAGGTCGTCACCGAGATCGGCGACAGCACCAATCGGCACAGTCTTGCCGCCGTGAGCGAAGCGGTCACCTACTTCAACACGCTCATGGGCGACCTCGCCCGCCATCGCCGCGTCCACCCCGCTGACGACGTAGTGACCACCCTCGTCCAGGCCACCATCAACGGCAGGCACCTCACCGACGCCGAGCTCGGGGCGTTCCTGCGCATCCTTCTGGTGGGAGGAAACGACACCGTCCGCAGCACCCTCGCGCATATGCTCACGCTTTTGACGGAAAACCCCGAGCAGAAACGCCTTCTGTTGGCCGACTTGGACGAACGAATGCCCGGAGCCGTCGAAGAGGCCATCCGCCATGCCACCCCCGGTACGTGGATGCGCCGCAACGCCACCCAGGACACCACTGTGGCCGGTCACGCCTTCCGTACCGGAGACCGGCTCATCCTCTACTACATCTCCGCCAACCGCGACGAAGAGGTCTTCGACCGTCCCTACGCGTTCGACATCACCCGCAACCCCAATCCCCACGTCGGCTTTGGCGCCGCCGGCCCGCACTACTGCCTCGGCGCCCACCTCGCCAAGCACGAAGTCGGCGTCTTCTACCGGGAACTTCTCACCCACGCCCCCGATATCCACGCGACCGAACCACCGGTGCACACCTATTCAGGTCTCATCCACAGCATCACCCGCCTGCCGTGCGCCCGCAGCGGGTCTGCCGGATAA
- a CDS encoding NAD(P)-dependent oxidoreductase, translated as MNPTVGFIGLGVLGSRMARRVLDAGFPLTVWNRTQRKAEPLHAAGARVATTPADVARTCDILAMCVTDREAVTAIAFGPDGLHTVPARKQLVIDHSSIAPDATRSIADRLFAANGISWLDAPVSGGTPAAERGTLTVMAGGSTADFDRALPVLRCYARRHTLMGPVGSGQATKLCNQIIVAATTWGIAEAATFARASGIPPESLLQGLAGGFADSALFQHYLPLMSPPHDQAIGSLEDLVKDLDAALTQSRATGTPLPLAAHLAELLRIANKWTPPQAAGSFIGLLHGKPDSETTDIPR; from the coding sequence ATGAACCCCACAGTCGGCTTCATCGGGCTGGGCGTGCTGGGCAGCAGAATGGCCCGCCGCGTCCTGGACGCGGGTTTCCCGCTCACCGTGTGGAACCGAACCCAGCGCAAGGCCGAGCCGCTGCACGCCGCCGGCGCCCGGGTCGCCACAACTCCGGCGGACGTCGCCCGCACCTGCGACATCCTCGCGATGTGCGTCACTGACCGCGAAGCGGTCACCGCCATCGCCTTCGGACCGGACGGTCTGCACACCGTCCCCGCGCGCAAGCAACTCGTCATCGACCACTCGAGCATCGCTCCCGACGCCACCCGCAGCATCGCCGACCGGCTGTTCGCCGCCAATGGCATCTCCTGGCTCGACGCGCCCGTGTCCGGCGGCACCCCCGCCGCCGAACGCGGCACCCTCACCGTCATGGCCGGCGGCAGCACCGCGGACTTCGACCGTGCCCTTCCTGTACTGCGGTGCTACGCACGCCGGCACACCCTCATGGGCCCGGTCGGCAGCGGGCAGGCCACGAAGCTGTGCAACCAGATCATCGTCGCCGCCACCACCTGGGGCATCGCCGAGGCCGCCACTTTCGCCCGAGCATCCGGCATTCCACCCGAAAGCCTCCTTCAAGGACTGGCCGGCGGCTTCGCTGACAGCGCCCTCTTCCAGCACTACCTGCCGCTGATGTCCCCCCCACATGACCAGGCCATCGGCTCACTGGAAGACCTGGTCAAAGACCTCGATGCCGCGCTGACCCAGTCCCGCGCCACCGGTACTCCGCTCCCGCTCGCCGCCCACTTGGCCGAACTGCTGCGCATCGCCAACAAGTGGACTCCCCCGCAGGCCGCCGGAAGCTTCATCGGCCTCCTGCACGGCAAACCCGATAGCGAAACAACGGACATCCCACGATGA
- a CDS encoding FAD-dependent oxidoreductase, with translation MDPAQVLVIGAGPCGLAAACELLRHGTTVRIVDAHPQPAAGSRSILLWPPQLAILRDHGLLDEALDLGIRPESFTYSTDKRRLARFRFADDTAPLILPQHHTDRLLEKALNTMGVTVERPVRVTDVTQTPGGVRAQVTRGNGETGTLDAPWLIAADGAHSTVRTVLNVAAVRARATSRFLLAEGNLAPAPARTEIEYVLTDKGALLVAPLPGDLYRIAGDVTDTADPTAEAAQALLRRRNHDAKISDLTLLTHFTSEEALVRDMRVGRVFLLGDAAHIHYPVGGQGANLGMQDARNLAWKLVGVINGQLNPDILDTYSVERRSAAEQILRMTGIVARVALLRPPWNSARNVLLRSIQGSPAVQAWYVAKLAGQKTSYPNTPLGAPVPVRPHRLGRLSSASVVGRPSPTWARPEERTSLFRVVSKGPTENSEITARAEELARAHPIATHQHVIGPKEECVLIRPDGYVAVAAATSDLTDIARLLTGIRTTSH, from the coding sequence ATGGATCCCGCTCAGGTCCTGGTCATCGGCGCCGGCCCCTGCGGACTGGCGGCCGCCTGCGAGCTGCTGCGGCATGGCACCACCGTGCGCATCGTGGACGCTCACCCGCAGCCGGCGGCCGGCTCCCGGTCCATCCTGCTGTGGCCCCCGCAGCTGGCGATCCTCCGCGACCACGGACTTCTGGACGAAGCCCTCGACCTCGGGATCCGGCCCGAATCGTTCACTTACAGCACCGACAAGAGGCGACTGGCCAGGTTCCGATTCGCGGACGACACCGCGCCACTGATCCTGCCCCAGCACCACACCGACCGGCTGCTGGAAAAGGCCCTCAACACCATGGGCGTGACGGTCGAACGCCCGGTCCGGGTCACCGACGTCACCCAGACGCCCGGCGGGGTCAGAGCGCAGGTCACTCGCGGCAACGGAGAGACCGGCACGCTGGACGCGCCATGGCTGATCGCAGCGGACGGGGCCCACTCCACCGTCCGCACCGTCCTCAACGTCGCCGCCGTCCGCGCCCGGGCCACGTCCCGGTTCCTGCTCGCCGAAGGGAATCTCGCCCCCGCCCCGGCCCGCACCGAGATCGAATACGTTCTCACCGACAAGGGGGCACTTCTCGTCGCGCCGCTGCCCGGTGACCTCTACCGGATCGCCGGCGACGTCACCGACACCGCCGACCCCACCGCCGAGGCGGCGCAGGCCCTTCTTCGCCGCCGGAACCACGATGCGAAGATCAGTGACCTGACCTTGCTCACCCACTTCACCTCGGAAGAAGCCCTCGTCCGGGACATGAGGGTCGGCCGGGTCTTCCTCCTGGGGGACGCGGCCCACATCCACTACCCTGTCGGCGGCCAGGGCGCGAACCTCGGCATGCAAGACGCCCGGAACCTCGCCTGGAAACTCGTCGGCGTCATCAACGGACAACTCAATCCCGACATCCTCGACACCTATAGCGTCGAGCGCCGCTCCGCAGCCGAGCAGATCCTGCGTATGACAGGCATTGTCGCCCGCGTCGCGCTGCTCCGTCCCCCATGGAACTCTGCCCGGAACGTCCTACTGCGGAGCATTCAGGGCTCGCCTGCCGTCCAAGCCTGGTACGTGGCGAAACTCGCCGGACAAAAGACGAGCTATCCCAACACGCCTCTGGGCGCCCCGGTGCCCGTCCGTCCCCACCGCCTGGGCCGCCTGTCCTCAGCCTCGGTCGTAGGCCGCCCATCACCCACCTGGGCACGGCCTGAAGAACGAACCAGCCTCTTCCGGGTGGTCAGTAAAGGACCCACCGAGAACTCCGAGATCACTGCGCGGGCCGAAGAGCTCGCCCGCGCCCACCCCATCGCCACCCACCAGCACGTCATCGGCCCCAAAGAGGAGTGCGTCCTCATCCGCCCCGACGGCTATGTCGCCGTCGCCGCCGCCACATCCGACCTGACCGACATAGCCCGCCTGCTGACCGGCATCCGCACCACTTCGCACTGA
- a CDS encoding nuclear transport factor 2 family protein produces the protein MKAAMAIPSDREKVFRAWAHSLCTNDLDGYLSCFAEDIYLEDLALESVVQSKEQLRTDVVKWFDAFHDEELTLEGYLEGSDGEIGTKWTLSATVVGHFPRLTENAVMGRRFTKRGLSVFTFSPDGLFQRETSYWSLNTIIRQIT, from the coding sequence ATGAAAGCCGCCATGGCCATTCCGTCCGATCGTGAGAAAGTGTTCCGCGCCTGGGCGCACTCGCTCTGCACCAACGACCTCGACGGCTACCTGTCGTGCTTCGCCGAGGACATCTACCTGGAAGACCTCGCGCTCGAGAGTGTCGTCCAGAGCAAAGAACAGCTCCGCACGGACGTCGTGAAATGGTTCGACGCCTTCCACGACGAAGAACTCACCCTGGAGGGCTATCTGGAGGGCTCCGACGGTGAGATCGGCACGAAATGGACTCTGTCGGCGACGGTGGTCGGGCACTTCCCCAGACTGACCGAGAACGCCGTGATGGGCCGACGTTTCACCAAGCGGGGCCTGAGCGTGTTCACCTTCTCTCCCGACGGTCTCTTCCAACGCGAAACCTCGTACTGGAGCCTCAACACCATCATCCGGCAGATCACCTGA
- a CDS encoding spirocyclase AveC family protein: MKKVPSDAADDAPARRLVTTPAFWCALVGVASLVMGAWVMARWAAAGVHSPDNAGGSISPVRTAITWAVQAATVTIAIICAVYVVRDCRSRGHFTLNAGMFLGFILASWQSPLFNYREITFVVNRYVLRVNSWGPYIPGWDPPHRELLFEAPVAITGVGFGILILWVWAQCWMALKIADRFPRWSWIRLVTAIFLAGMIADAVFEFAWISTGIYSHAHAWRPAALFAGHWYNLPLSKVFSASVFTTPFALMWYLERTRGTTPWIYRGAELASTPTTANLTRALSAIGVANIATLVYLGWFIAAGTVGGPMPADTPSYMWPPNAR, from the coding sequence ATGAAAAAGGTCCCCTCTGACGCGGCCGACGACGCCCCCGCCCGCCGCCTCGTCACGACCCCGGCCTTCTGGTGCGCCCTTGTCGGCGTCGCCTCGCTGGTGATGGGGGCATGGGTCATGGCCCGCTGGGCCGCCGCCGGCGTGCACTCCCCCGATAACGCCGGTGGCAGCATCTCGCCGGTCCGCACCGCCATCACCTGGGCTGTTCAGGCGGCCACGGTCACCATCGCGATCATCTGCGCCGTGTACGTGGTCCGCGACTGTCGGAGCCGTGGACACTTCACCCTCAATGCGGGCATGTTCCTGGGTTTCATCCTCGCCTCCTGGCAGAGCCCACTGTTCAACTATCGCGAGATCACCTTCGTGGTGAACCGGTACGTCCTGCGCGTCAACTCCTGGGGCCCCTATATCCCCGGCTGGGATCCTCCCCATCGAGAGCTCTTGTTCGAAGCCCCCGTCGCCATCACCGGTGTCGGCTTCGGCATCCTCATCTTGTGGGTGTGGGCCCAGTGCTGGATGGCCCTCAAAATCGCCGACCGGTTCCCCCGCTGGAGCTGGATCCGTCTGGTGACCGCGATCTTCCTCGCCGGAATGATCGCCGACGCGGTCTTCGAATTCGCCTGGATCAGCACCGGCATCTACTCACACGCGCACGCCTGGCGGCCGGCCGCCCTCTTCGCCGGCCACTGGTACAACCTCCCCTTGTCCAAGGTCTTCAGCGCCTCCGTCTTCACCACCCCCTTCGCGCTGATGTGGTACCTGGAACGCACCCGCGGCACCACTCCCTGGATCTACCGCGGCGCCGAACTCGCCTCCACCCCCACGACCGCGAACCTCACCCGCGCCCTGTCCGCGATCGGAGTAGCGAACATCGCAACTCTCGTCTACCTGGGGTGGTTCATCGCCGCAGGCACGGTCGGCGGTCCCATGCCGGCCGACACTCCCTCCTATATGTGGCCACCGAACGCGAGGTGA
- a CDS encoding alpha/beta hydrolase → MVRIGFKHVIGAPIPLAWRRAYLEALARQLPLPDGVTTERLPIGGIPSVRLRPSTGVSPLHVLHFHGGGFVAGSPRLSLSFAGHLAEACGCTVDLPDYRRAPEHPYPAAPQDAWRAYQSLIESGVDSRNLIVAGESAGAALALSAALKARDEGAPPPAAVVMLSPWIELDTLSVGRRLKAADPALTEGAAKRTARLYAPPYCLKEASPALSSLAGLPCLIVHCGEYEILRPQAEAFVTRAKSAGVPVVYRVLPKMWHAVHVLAAVVPEGRHAVEQLADELVDVTTRQDPGT, encoded by the coding sequence ATGGTGCGCATCGGCTTCAAGCATGTGATCGGTGCTCCGATACCGCTGGCATGGAGACGCGCCTACCTCGAAGCCCTGGCGCGGCAGCTTCCCCTGCCGGACGGTGTCACCACCGAACGTCTGCCGATTGGTGGCATTCCCTCGGTCCGGTTACGACCGTCGACCGGAGTCTCACCCTTGCACGTCCTGCACTTTCACGGCGGGGGCTTCGTGGCGGGGTCGCCGCGTCTGTCGCTGTCGTTCGCAGGGCACCTTGCGGAGGCTTGCGGCTGCACGGTCGACCTGCCCGACTACCGCAGGGCCCCGGAACACCCCTACCCCGCCGCCCCTCAAGATGCTTGGAGGGCGTACCAGTCACTGATCGAGTCGGGAGTCGACTCCCGGAATCTGATCGTGGCGGGCGAATCCGCCGGCGCGGCCTTGGCTTTGAGCGCGGCGCTCAAGGCCCGCGACGAAGGAGCGCCGCCACCGGCAGCCGTGGTGATGTTGTCGCCGTGGATCGAATTGGACACTCTGAGCGTCGGCCGAAGACTGAAGGCAGCGGACCCGGCCCTGACGGAGGGTGCGGCCAAGCGCACCGCACGGCTCTACGCGCCACCATATTGCTTGAAAGAGGCCTCTCCCGCTCTATCGTCGCTGGCCGGCCTGCCGTGCCTCATCGTCCACTGCGGAGAGTACGAGATCCTTCGTCCCCAAGCGGAGGCTTTCGTGACGCGCGCGAAGAGCGCGGGGGTCCCGGTCGTGTATCGGGTACTGCCGAAGATGTGGCACGCCGTCCACGTCTTGGCCGCCGTCGTCCCCGAGGGCCGCCACGCCGTCGAACAACTGGCAGACGAGTTGGTCGACGTGACTACGCGACAGGACCCAGGAACCTAA